Part of the Pseudomonadota bacterium genome is shown below.
TGTGAGGGTTTTGCCGCTGTTGCGCGCTATCTTGCGCGTGCGGCCGGGCGGCGATCTCGGTCGCCTTCGAAAAGTCACGGAGCTGATGATGCGCGAGCTGGAACTTCGCGATCACCGGCCGGACCGCTGACGCCGTGAACGACAGCACATCCAGGGCTCGTGTCAGGGCCTTTTACAATGACAATCCCGCGCGGGAGTGGAACCGGCTCTCGCAGTCCTGGTTGGAGTGCCAGATCACGCGGCAGATGATCGATCGGGTGCTGACCAGACCGTCGCGCGTTCTCGACATCGGCGGCGGCCCAGGCGTGTACGCGCTGGATCTCGCGGCCAATGGTCATCGTGTTGATTTGGTCGATCTTTCCAGCGCGAACATAGCGTTCGCCAAGGCCAAGGCGCGCGAGCGGGGCGTCACGCTGCACAGTGCCGACGTGGGTGACGCCACCTGCCTGCGCGACCATGACACAGAGACCTACGACCTGATCCTTTGCCTGGGCCCACTCTATCATTTGCTCGAACACGACGACCGGCAGCGCGCGGTTCGCGAAGCGGTCCGTGTGCTGAAACCAGGCGGTGTCGGGTTCTTCGCCTATCTATCCCGTTACGCGCCAATCTTCTATCAACTCAAGACGGATCCGGAGGCGATCGCTGACATGGAGGCGACTATCGACACGGTCTTGGAGACCGGCCTCCACAGCCCTGGCGCGGATGACAATCGGTTTTTCACCGATTCCTGCTTTGTCGACCCCCTCACGATCGGGTCGGACATGGGTGCCTTCGGCCTGGAGGAGATCTGCGTCTTTGGCGCCGAAGGCGGCATGGCACAGAGTGAGGCGGCGCTGCTTT
Proteins encoded:
- a CDS encoding class I SAM-dependent methyltransferase → MNDSTSRARVRAFYNDNPAREWNRLSQSWLECQITRQMIDRVLTRPSRVLDIGGGPGVYALDLAANGHRVDLVDLSSANIAFAKAKARERGVTLHSADVGDATCLRDHDTETYDLILCLGPLYHLLEHDDRQRAVREAVRVLKPGGVGFFAYLSRYAPIFYQLKTDPEAIADMEATIDTVLETGLHSPGADDNRFFTDSCFVDPLTIGSDMGAFGLEEICVFGAEGGMAQSEAALLSLDDGARTAWQQVALRLATTTVGACGSEHVVYVGRKTR